One stretch of Euphorbia lathyris chromosome 7, ddEupLath1.1, whole genome shotgun sequence DNA includes these proteins:
- the LOC136235396 gene encoding uncharacterized protein: MPSIMEDERKAELKSFLEVVPSVDFCCVYGSALHPNNQDKSAMVDFILGVSDPLQWHSENLKLNGDHYASWMVHFGGAKLVTQVANKIGVGVHFNPFVTWNNKLLKYGVVGMHDLVQDILNWERYYLSGRLQKPVHILVDDVDIGNLNSVNLRAALSAALLLLPAKFSEEDLYSKICSLSYTGDLRMLFAEDKNKVKKIVQGQFGLFQSMYKPFLQEYEAKDLLRCSSFSGHQENLSQDYSLPMTHSLVRALPPLVRSKMKVKLGEEKVLSDSGKVVNEVIIGSREDAARCMQKVVQRSVMVSSARQAVSGLMVAGGINATRYLASKVSKAWKSWT, translated from the exons ATGCCGTCAATTATGGAAGATGAGAGAAAAGCTGAGCTTAAGAGTTTTCTGGAAGTTGTTCCCTCAGTGGATTTTTGCTGTGTTTATGGCTCCGCACTCCATCCAAATAATCAGGACAAG TCAGCCATGGTAGATTTTATTCTTGGTGTATCAGATCCCCTACAGTGGCATTCTGAG AATTTGAAATTGAATGGAGATCATTACGCCTCATGGATGGTGCATTTTGGCGGGGCAAAACTG GTAACTCAAGTTGCAAATAAGATTGGTGTTGGAGTACACTTCAATCCATTTGTAACATGGAATAACAAG TTGCTCAAATATGGAGTTGTTGGAATGCATGATTTGGTCCAGGACATACTGAACTGGGAAAGATACTACTTGAGTGGTCGTCTACAAAAGCCA GTTCACATACTTGTGGATGATGTGGATATTGGTAATTTGAACTCTGTCAATCTAAGGGCTGCACTTTCTGCTGCTCTGCTTCTTTTGCCAGCCAAATTCTCAGAG GAGGATTTGTATTCCAAAATATGTAGTCTCTCATATACAGGTGACTTGAGGATGCTTTTCGCAGAGGACAAAAATAAG GTAAAGAAGATCGTACAAGGGCAATTTGGTCTATTCCAATCCATGTATAAGCCGTTCCTTCAAGAGTATGAGGCTAAAGATTTGCTGAGATGCTCATCGTTCAGCGGTCACCAGGAAAATCTCTCCCAG GATTATAGTTTGCCTATGACTCATTCTCTTGTTCGCGCTCTTCCTCCATTGGTGAGAAGCAAAATGAAGGTGAAGCTGGGTGAGGAAAAAGTGCTGAGTGATTCCG GGAAAGTTGTAAATGAAGTAATAATCGGTTCGAGAGAAGATGCAGCGAGATGCATGCAGAAGGTTGTACAGCGAAGTGTGATGGTTTCGAGTGCAAGACAGGCTGTATCTGGATTGATGGTTGCTGGAGGTATTAACGCCACTAGATATCTAGCTAGTAAAGTGAGCAAGGCATGGAAATCGTGGacataa